The following are from one region of the Primulina eburnea isolate SZY01 chromosome 17, ASM2296580v1, whole genome shotgun sequence genome:
- the LOC140818616 gene encoding F-box protein SKIP22-like → MKLRLRSIESKETLKMEAPNPCTLRQLKKIISQNLPNFPSPASIRLSLNRKDELRPDSPGGEDSLQLLGVAAGDLIFYTLDPDLVQNYPPVSEREVGNDSKSVYIHPSLESEASQHLNAGDSPSEPKISEFDGLERKTLDTATQLEESTDCMELNDNFDENYNISGGFSADVVEESFSVPGYLRKVFMDELNDDRGRDHELTVVAIHAVFSESGFVRFDRNSIKQVGGFQFNDWPSGSFMPSVSYTLPDIVARGDGIDSIVLKFHSLGKFMSVYGSLRNESRGHGTHFLKLNEDQLVPLLNVVWANCGVTESLKGFGGGVSTTSPEKELFKFWRDVKDNLALPLLIGLCEKNGVALPPCFIRLPTDLKMKILELLPGVDVAKVSCVCSELRYIASSDDLWKLKFNEQFQNERTEGYASWKKAFAVAWEREKLGKVEERRRSEQHLGVQDI, encoded by the coding sequence ATGAAACTCAGGCTCAGGTCCATTGAATCCAAAGAAACCCTAAAAATGGAAGCCCCAAATCCATGTACTCTTCGTCAACTCAAGAAGATTATTTCACAAAACCTCCCGAATTTCCCGTCGCCCGCTTCGATTCGCCTATCCCTGAATCGAAAAGACGAGCTTCGACCGGACTCGCCTGGTGGCGAGGACTCTCTCCAGCTTTTAGGGGTAGCCGCTGGTGATCTTATATTCTATACCCTCGACCCTGATTTAGTGCAGAATTATCCGCCTGTTTCGGAGCGAGAAGTTGGAAATGATTCGAAGTCCGTATATATTCATCCCTCCTTGGAATCTGAGGCTTCTCAACATTTGAATGCCGGTGATAGCCCCAGCGAACCCAAGATTTCTGAGTTTGATGGGCTGGAAAGGAAAACACTAGATACGGCAACCCAGTTGGAGGAATCTACGGATTGCATGGaattaaatgataattttgatgaaaattaCAATATTAGTGGTGGGTTTTCAGCAGACGTAGTCGAGGAGTCATTTTCTGTACCTGGGTATTTGAGGAAAGTATTCATGGACGAGTTGAATGATGATCGTGGACGTGATCATGAGTTGACTGTAGTGGCAATTCATGCTGTATTTTCAGAATCTGGTTTTGTGAGATTTGATCGAAATTCAATTAAGCAAGTTGGTGGTTTTCAGTTTAATGATTGGCCTTCAGGTAGTTTTATGCCGTCAGTGTCTTACACTTTGCCAGATATTGTTGCCCGGGGTGATGGAATTGACAGCATTGTCTTGAAATTTCACAGCTTAGGGAAGTTCATGTCTGTCTATGGATCATTAAGGAATGAATCAAGGGGACACGGTACACACTTTTTAAAATTGAATGAGGATCAACTAGTGCCACTTTTGAATGTTGTTTGGGCGAATTGTGGTGTGACCGAAAGTTTGAAAGGATTCGGTGGAGGTGTTTCAACTACGTCACCGGAGAAAGAGCTGTTTAAGTTTTGGAGAGATGTAAAAGACAATCTTGCATTACCATTGTTGATTGGTTTATGTGAGAAAAATGGTGTAGCACTACCTCCCTGCTTTATAAGACTACCCACTGATCTAAAAATGAAAATCTTGGAGTTGCTGCCTGGTGTTGATGTAGCTAAAGTAAGCTGTGTGTGCTCTGAACTGCGATACATTGCATCAAGCGATGACTTGTGGAAGTTGAAGTTTAATGAGCAATTTCAAAATGAGAGAACGGAGGGATATGCTAGTTGGAAAAAGGCGTTTGCCGTGGCTTGGGAGAGGGAGAAGTTGGGGAAGGTTGAGGAAAGGAGGAGATCAGAGCAGCACCTAGGAGTACAAGACATCTGA
- the LOC140818038 gene encoding inositol-tetrakisphosphate 1-kinase 4-like isoform X2: protein MQLNGEISDPCIRDEEEEEIGETHVNSGGPDISSSPPTSPSLSPSPSVVVGCALTSKKKKSFLQQKLIRLSRKGIQYVSIDLNRPLLEQGPFDIILQKLAGKEWSQSIKDYQREYPEVIILDPPQAIKHVHNRQSMLEEVAELKLPDCYGKVCIPRQLVVMKDTAAIPDEVTKAGLRLPLVVKPLFVDGSAKSHELFLAYDQLSPSELEPPMVLQEFINHGGVLFKVYVIGESVNVVRRFSLPDITKCDLPKISGVFRFPRVSCAAASADEADLDPAVAELPPRPLLEGLARELRNRLGLRLFNVDMIRQKGTKDLYYVIDINYFPGYGKMPEYEHIFTDFVLGLVQNKHNKQRPPAA, encoded by the exons ATGCAGTTGAACGGAGAGATTTCGGATCCATGCATCCGTGATGAGGAAGAAGAGGAGATTGGCGAAACACATGTGAATTCAGGCGGGCCCGACATTTCCTCTTCACCGCCTACGTCTCCGTCATTGTCGCCATCGCCTAGTGTTGTGGTCGGCTGTGCTCTTActtcgaagaagaagaagagttTCTTGCAGCAGAAACTTATCCGTTTATCCCG TAAAGGGATACAATATGTCTCCATCGACTTGAACAGGCCTTTATTGGAGCAAGGACCATTTGACATAATTTTACAAAAG TTAGCTGGAAAAGAGTGGTCCCAATCTATTAAG gATTATCAGAGAGAATATCCCGAGGTTATAATTCTGGATCCTCCTCAAGCCATAAAACATGTTCACAACCGCCAATCAATGCTTGAAGAGGTCGCTGAACTGAAATTGCCTGATTGCTATG GAAAAGTTTGCATCCCAAGGCAATTGGTTGTTATGAAAGATACAGCTGCAATACCAGATGAAGTTACTAAAGCTGGATTAAGATTACCTCTCG TTGTGAAACCTCTGTTTGTTGATGGAAGTGCTAAGTCGCATGAATTATTCCTTGCATACGATCAGTTGTCCCCCTCAGAACTAGAGCCTCCAATGGTTTTACAAGAGTTCATTAATCACG GCGGCGTTCTCTTTAAAGTTTATGTCATCGGCGAGTCCGTAAATGTTGTCCGGCGTTTCTCTCTGCCTGATATAACCAAATGTGACTTACCTAAAATTTCTGGTGTTTTCCGCTTCCCAAGAGTTTCCTGCGCTGCAGCTAGTGCAGATGAGGCTGATCTGGATCCTGCTGTTGCTG AACTTCCTCCAAGACCTTTGCTTGAGGGACTTGCAAGAGAACTTCGTAATCGACTG GGTCTCCGGCTATTTAATGTTGATATGATTAGGCAAAAGGGGACCAAAGATCTGTATTACGTCATTGACATCAACTACTTCCCTG GATATGGGAAAATGCCGGAATATGAACATATATTTACTGATTTTGTTCTTGGTCTGGTGCAAAACAAACACAATAAACAGAGACCTCCTGCAGCGTAG
- the LOC140818038 gene encoding inositol-tetrakisphosphate 1-kinase 4-like isoform X1: MQLNGEISDPCIRDEEEEEIGETHVNSGGPDISSSPPTSPSLSPSPSVVVGCALTSKKKKSFLQQKLIRLSRSKGIQYVSIDLNRPLLEQGPFDIILQKLAGKEWSQSIKDYQREYPEVIILDPPQAIKHVHNRQSMLEEVAELKLPDCYGKVCIPRQLVVMKDTAAIPDEVTKAGLRLPLVVKPLFVDGSAKSHELFLAYDQLSPSELEPPMVLQEFINHGGVLFKVYVIGESVNVVRRFSLPDITKCDLPKISGVFRFPRVSCAAASADEADLDPAVAELPPRPLLEGLARELRNRLGLRLFNVDMIRQKGTKDLYYVIDINYFPGYGKMPEYEHIFTDFVLGLVQNKHNKQRPPAA; encoded by the exons ATGCAGTTGAACGGAGAGATTTCGGATCCATGCATCCGTGATGAGGAAGAAGAGGAGATTGGCGAAACACATGTGAATTCAGGCGGGCCCGACATTTCCTCTTCACCGCCTACGTCTCCGTCATTGTCGCCATCGCCTAGTGTTGTGGTCGGCTGTGCTCTTActtcgaagaagaagaagagttTCTTGCAGCAGAAACTTATCCGTTTATCCCG AAGTAAAGGGATACAATATGTCTCCATCGACTTGAACAGGCCTTTATTGGAGCAAGGACCATTTGACATAATTTTACAAAAG TTAGCTGGAAAAGAGTGGTCCCAATCTATTAAG gATTATCAGAGAGAATATCCCGAGGTTATAATTCTGGATCCTCCTCAAGCCATAAAACATGTTCACAACCGCCAATCAATGCTTGAAGAGGTCGCTGAACTGAAATTGCCTGATTGCTATG GAAAAGTTTGCATCCCAAGGCAATTGGTTGTTATGAAAGATACAGCTGCAATACCAGATGAAGTTACTAAAGCTGGATTAAGATTACCTCTCG TTGTGAAACCTCTGTTTGTTGATGGAAGTGCTAAGTCGCATGAATTATTCCTTGCATACGATCAGTTGTCCCCCTCAGAACTAGAGCCTCCAATGGTTTTACAAGAGTTCATTAATCACG GCGGCGTTCTCTTTAAAGTTTATGTCATCGGCGAGTCCGTAAATGTTGTCCGGCGTTTCTCTCTGCCTGATATAACCAAATGTGACTTACCTAAAATTTCTGGTGTTTTCCGCTTCCCAAGAGTTTCCTGCGCTGCAGCTAGTGCAGATGAGGCTGATCTGGATCCTGCTGTTGCTG AACTTCCTCCAAGACCTTTGCTTGAGGGACTTGCAAGAGAACTTCGTAATCGACTG GGTCTCCGGCTATTTAATGTTGATATGATTAGGCAAAAGGGGACCAAAGATCTGTATTACGTCATTGACATCAACTACTTCCCTG GATATGGGAAAATGCCGGAATATGAACATATATTTACTGATTTTGTTCTTGGTCTGGTGCAAAACAAACACAATAAACAGAGACCTCCTGCAGCGTAG
- the LOC140818257 gene encoding LIM domain-containing protein WLIM1-like, with translation MAFAGTTQKCRACSLTVYLVDRLAADNRIYHKACFRCHHCNGTLKLGNFNSIDGVLYCRPHYDQIFKRTGSLEKSFEGTPKVLKPDKASENENASKVSSMFGGTRDKCVGCSSTVYPIEKVTVNGKSYHKSCFKCTHGGCTISPSNYIAHEGKLYCKHHHIQLFKAKGNYSQLETELEKDPSLSTPLEDVAAKL, from the exons ATGGCGTTTGCGGGCACGACACAGAAATGCAGAGCTTGTAGCCTGACTGTGTATCTGGTCGATCGACTGGCAGCGGATAACCGGATTTATCACAAGGCTTGTTTCAGGTGCCACCATTGCAATGGCACCCTTAAG CTCGGAAACTTCAACTCCATTGACGGGGTGCTGTACTGCAGACCTCACTATGATCAGATCTTCAAGAGAACTGGTAGCCTGGAGAAAAGTTTCGAGG GTACTCCTAAAGTCTTGAAACCAGATAAGGCATCGGAAAATGAG AATGCAAGcaaagtttcaagtatgtttgGAGGTACGAGAGACAAATGTGTGGGATGTAGCAGCACAGTTTACCCAATTGAGAAG GTGACCGTGAATGGAAAATCTTACCACAAGAGCTGCTTCAAGTGCACTCATGGAGGCTGCACCATTAGTCCATCCAACTACATAGCACACGAGGGCAAGCTCTACTGCAAGCACCACCATATCCAACTTTTCAAGGCCAAAGGAAATTACAGCCAGCTCGAGACCGAATTAGAGAAAGATCCCTCGCTTTCTACGCCCCTCGAAGACGTCGCTGCTAaattatga
- the LOC140818557 gene encoding uncharacterized protein isoform X1 — protein sequence MAHKSVFDASAVKSEFEVAGINPNFIPIIWKHVLQNPNCMWDEIPSLPVAVYSLLRSKFKPSTSTLHSALDSIDQTTTKLLIKLKNGEFVEAVIMRYDTRLGKYNGKPRPGGLRSTLCISSQVGCKMGCNFCATGSMGFKSNLSSGEILEQLVHATRIASIRNVVFMGMGEPLNNYSAVVEAIRVMTAPPFQLSPKKITISTVGVIHAISKLHRDIPNLNLAVSLHAPVQEIRCQIMPAARAFPLERLMNALRDYQACRFISPCQQKIFIEYIMLDGVNDEEQHAHQLGKLLETFEVVVNLIPFNPIGSLSRYKTSDDQKVAIFQIILRGTYNIRTTVRKQMGQDISGACGQLVVNLPGKGLVVNLPGKGSSRSADHITDIEDLRI from the exons ATGGCGCATAAATCGGTTTTCGATGCTTCCGCCGTCAAATCCGAGTTCGAGGTGGCTGGGATTAACCCTAATTTCATCCCCATCATCTGGAAGCACGTTTTGCAAAACCCTAATTGCATGTGGGATGAAATCCCGTCTCTGCCTGTTGCAGTTTACTCTCTCCTCCGCTCCAAGTTCAAACCCTCTACCTCCACTCTCCATTCCGCCTTAGATTCCATTGATCAGACCACCACTAAGCTCTTGATCAAATTGAAG AATGGAGAGTTTGTGGAGGCTGTGATAATGAGATATGATACCCGACTGGGAAAATATAATGGAAAGCCTCGTCCAGGTGGTCTTAGGTCGACCTTGTGCATATCTTCACAG GTTGGATGCAAAATGGGTTGCAACTTTTGTGCTACAGGAAGCATGGGATTTAAAAGCAATCTTTCATCTGGAGAAATCTTGGAACAACTAGTGCATGCTACTCGCATAGCATCTATACGAAATGTTGTTTTTAtg GGAATGGGAGAGCCACTTAATAACTACTCCGCAGTGGTTGAAGCTATCAGAGTTATGACAGCACCTCCATTTCAGTTGTCACCGAAGAAAATTACTATCTCAACG GTAGGCGTCATCCACGCTATCAGCAAGCTTCACAGAGATATACCAAACTTGAACCTAGCTGTGTCCCTTCATGCACCAGTGCAAGAAATTCGCTGTCAGATAATGCCTGCAGCAAGGGCTTTTCCATTAGAGAGACTGATGAATGCATTGCGGGACTATCAAGCTTGCAGGTTTATTTCCCCCTG CCAGcagaaaatatttattgagtACATAATGCTCGATGGGGTGAATGATGAAGAGCAGCATGCGCACCAGCTTGGCAAATTGCTTGAGACGTTCGAAGTG GTTGTGAACCTAATTCCTTTTAACCCAATCGGTTCTCTGAGTCGTTATAAAACCAGCGACGATCAGAAAGTCGCGATTTTCCAGATAATACTAAGAGGCACTTACAACATCAGAACGACTGTTCGTAAACAAATGGGTCAAGATATAAGCGGCGCTTGTGGCCAATTAGTAGTGAACCTACCTGGAAAAGGGTTAGTAGTGAATCTACCTGGTAAAGGGTCCTCTCGAAGCGCGGATCATATAACAGACATTGAAGATCTTCGCATTTGA
- the LOC140818557 gene encoding uncharacterized protein isoform X2, with amino-acid sequence MAHKSVFDASAVKSEFEVAGINPNFIPIIWKHVLQNPNCMWDEIPSLPVAVYSLLRSKFKPSTSTLHSALDSIDQTTTKLLIKLKNGEFVEAVIMRYDTRLGKYNGKPRPGGLRSTLCISSQVGCKMGCNFCATGSMGFKSNLSSGEILEQLVHATRIASIRNVVFMGMGEPLNNYSAVVEAIRVMTAPPFQLSPKKITISTVGVIHAISKLHRDIPNLNLAVSLHAPVQEIRCQIMPAARAFPLERLMNALRDYQACSQQKIFIEYIMLDGVNDEEQHAHQLGKLLETFEVVVNLIPFNPIGSLSRYKTSDDQKVAIFQIILRGTYNIRTTVRKQMGQDISGACGQLVVNLPGKGLVVNLPGKGSSRSADHITDIEDLRI; translated from the exons ATGGCGCATAAATCGGTTTTCGATGCTTCCGCCGTCAAATCCGAGTTCGAGGTGGCTGGGATTAACCCTAATTTCATCCCCATCATCTGGAAGCACGTTTTGCAAAACCCTAATTGCATGTGGGATGAAATCCCGTCTCTGCCTGTTGCAGTTTACTCTCTCCTCCGCTCCAAGTTCAAACCCTCTACCTCCACTCTCCATTCCGCCTTAGATTCCATTGATCAGACCACCACTAAGCTCTTGATCAAATTGAAG AATGGAGAGTTTGTGGAGGCTGTGATAATGAGATATGATACCCGACTGGGAAAATATAATGGAAAGCCTCGTCCAGGTGGTCTTAGGTCGACCTTGTGCATATCTTCACAG GTTGGATGCAAAATGGGTTGCAACTTTTGTGCTACAGGAAGCATGGGATTTAAAAGCAATCTTTCATCTGGAGAAATCTTGGAACAACTAGTGCATGCTACTCGCATAGCATCTATACGAAATGTTGTTTTTAtg GGAATGGGAGAGCCACTTAATAACTACTCCGCAGTGGTTGAAGCTATCAGAGTTATGACAGCACCTCCATTTCAGTTGTCACCGAAGAAAATTACTATCTCAACG GTAGGCGTCATCCACGCTATCAGCAAGCTTCACAGAGATATACCAAACTTGAACCTAGCTGTGTCCCTTCATGCACCAGTGCAAGAAATTCGCTGTCAGATAATGCCTGCAGCAAGGGCTTTTCCATTAGAGAGACTGATGAATGCATTGCGGGACTATCAAGCTTGCAG CCAGcagaaaatatttattgagtACATAATGCTCGATGGGGTGAATGATGAAGAGCAGCATGCGCACCAGCTTGGCAAATTGCTTGAGACGTTCGAAGTG GTTGTGAACCTAATTCCTTTTAACCCAATCGGTTCTCTGAGTCGTTATAAAACCAGCGACGATCAGAAAGTCGCGATTTTCCAGATAATACTAAGAGGCACTTACAACATCAGAACGACTGTTCGTAAACAAATGGGTCAAGATATAAGCGGCGCTTGTGGCCAATTAGTAGTGAACCTACCTGGAAAAGGGTTAGTAGTGAATCTACCTGGTAAAGGGTCCTCTCGAAGCGCGGATCATATAACAGACATTGAAGATCTTCGCATTTGA
- the LOC140818526 gene encoding BRAP2 RING ZnF UBP domain-containing protein 1 → MFTLKIHTIDFPQQLHNTVIFAADNAIDGEEDVKPAELIGVAHLFRQLPVTASATVLSTVANISIRTTLVFVVAVPNYMSTDDFLIFCGPHLSSFTDILFLRNEGMEDRYSVLIWLENQLAADGFYCSFNGKRFKPSEVEVCHIYFSQSLEYTESNELARIPPPDYTELPSCPVCLERLDPDTSGIQSTLCDHSFQCACVSKWTYLSCQVCRLCQRGDEKPACAVCGTFKNLWICLICGFVGCGRYEKGHASGHWSDKKHNFSLELETQQIWDYVGDKYVHRLNHSKIDGKSAIVNSRCSSVDEYGSHGYNEEEGLGGALISSKTEAILDEYNRLLASQLDIQRQHYESLLEEAKSRKDSSIVKAVEKAIFSRTHDLQYKLEKYSEEKKAVEDRNRELTKKQEFLQIKLRELEERERLSLKSSDEKIMDLKEQIRDLKVYLEAQRKLENMTDSDGIRGGTVLPVESTQMVSDNSRRHKKSHRRRH, encoded by the exons ATGTTCACCCTCAAAATCCACACCATCGACTTCCCTCAACAACTCCATAACACCGTGATTTTCGCCGCCGACAACGCGATCGACGGCGAAGAAGATGTGAAGCCCGCGGAACTGATCGGCGTGGCACACCTCTTCCGGCAGCTTCCAGTGACTGCTTCTGCTACCGTCCTCTCCACGGTGGCAAACATAAGCATACGAACCACCCTTGTCTTTGTGGTGGCCGTGCCCAATTACATGTCAACGGATGATTTCCTGATCTTCTGTGGGCCCCACCTCTCTAGCTTTACCGATATCCTCTTCCTCAG GAATGAAGGAATGGAGGACCGGTACAGTGTGTTAATATGGTTAGAAAATCAGTTGGCTGCTGATGGATTCTATTGTAGTTTCAATGGGAAGAGATTCAAGCCATCCGAG GTTGAAGTTTGTCATATATATTTTTCCCAGTCACTTGAGTATACTGAATCAAACGAACTTGCTCGCATACCTCCACCTGATTACACTGAATTGCCATCATGTCCAGTTTGTCTCG AGAGATTGGATCCAGATACTAGTGGAATACAGAGCACCCTGTGTGACCATTCGTTTCAGTGTGCTTGTGTTTCGAAGTGGACCTACTTGTCTTGCCAG GTTTGTCGACTTTGTCAGCGAGGAGATGAAAAACCTGCCTGTGCTGTGTGTGGAACTTTCAAGAACCTTTGGATCTGTTTGATCTGTGGTTTTGTTGGATGTGGAAG GTATGAAAAAGGTCATGCTAGTGGACATTGGAGTGACAAGAAACATAATTTTTCGCTCGAACTAGAAACACAACAAATCTGGGATTATGTTGGCGACAAATATGTTCATCGGTTGAATCATTCAAAAATTGATGGGAAATCAGCAATTGTAAATTCGCGGTGTAGTTCAGTTGACGAATATGGTTCTCACGGATATAATGAAGAGGAGGGACTAGGTGGTGCCCTCATTAGCAGCAAAACTGAAGCG ATTCTGGATGAGTACAACCGTCTTCTTGCAAGTCAGCTGGATATCCAGAGACAA CATTATGAATCTTTACTTGAGGAGGCGAAAAGTAGAAAAGATAGTTCAATAGTGAAAGCAGTTGAAAAGGCCATATTTTCGAGGACCCATGATTTACAATATAAGTTAGAAAAATACTCAGAGGAAAAGAAGGCTGTCGAAGAT AGGAATCGAGAACTTACAAAGAAACAAGAATTCCTGCAGATTAAGTTGAGGGAACTCGAGGAAAG GGAAAGATTGTCTCTCAAGTCGAGTGATGAAAAAATAATGGATTTAAAAGAACAG ATTAGAGACCTAAAGGTTTATCTTGAAGCCCAAAGAAAACTTGAAAACATGACAGATTCAGATGGTATTAGAGGAGGGACTGTGTTGCCTGTAGAATCGACTCAAATGGTTTCCGACAATTCGAGACGACATAAAAAATCCCACCGCCGACGACATTAG